CAGATTCCAGAAAATCGATATTGGGGAGCCGACAACCGAAGAAACGATCAAGATTCTTCAGGGCTTGAAAAGCTATTACGAACAGCATCACGGCGTCACATACAGCGATGAAGCGATCACCGCATCGGCTGAGCTAGCAGCCAAGCATATCAACGACAAGTTCCTCCCGGACAAAGCCATTGACGTCATCGACGAAGTCGGTGCCGCTGTCAAACTGATGCCGGAATCGGAGCGCCCTTCCAGAGAAGTGACCACGCACGATGTGGAGCTGGTTGTAGCGCGCATGGCGAAGATTCCGCCCAAGTCAGTCTCGGGCTCGGACAAAGAACGCCTGCAGAACATGGAAGCAGAGCTCAAGTCAGTTCTGTTCGGGCAGGACCACGCGGTCGAGCAGATGGTGCGAGCGATCAAATTGTCTCGTTCAGGTCTGAGCAACCCTGGCAAGCCAATTGGTTCATTCCTGTTTTCTGGTCCGACCGGAGTTGGAAAAACCGAGCTGGCCAAGCAGCTAGCCAAGGTTCTCGGCATCAGCTTCTTGCGTTTCGACATGAGCGAATATATGGAGAAGCACACTGTCTCACGCTTGATTGGTGCACCTCCCGGCTACGTCGGATTCGACCAGGGTGGATTGCTCACAGATGCCGTCGCCAAAACACCACATGCGGTGCTGGTGCTTGACGAAATCGAGAAAGCACATCCAGATCTGTTCAACATCTTGCTGCAGGTTATGGATCACGCCACCCTGACCGACAACAACGGGAAGAAAGCTGATTTCCGCAACATCATTCTGATCATGACGACAAACGCCGGCGCCCGAGAGATGAGTGCAGGCGACATCGGATTCGCCCTCTCGCCAAGTCTGGAACAGGAGTTGTTCAAGCCCTCGGCTAAAGTGGCAGATCCCACAGGCAAAGGCAAAAGCGCACTGGAGCGCACCTTCAGTCCCGAATTCCGCAATCGCCTCGACGCTTCGGTAGTGTTCCACCAACTCGGTCGGGCAGAAATTCTGCGAGTAGTCGACAAGTTCGCCGATGAAGTGCGCATACAGCTGGTCGATAAAAACGTAGACCTTAAGCTGACCGATGCTGCAAAACAGTGGTTCGCGGTCAAGGGATTCGACAAACTCTATGGCGCAAGACCGATGTCGAGAATCATCCAACAGAAGATTCGCGAACCGCTGGCAGAAGAATTGCTTTTCGGCAAATTGCAAAAAGGCGGCAGTGTCATCGTCAACGAAAAAGACGGCGAAATCGTGCTGGAAGTCAAATCATCCGACCCAGACGACCAGGAAGTGGTGGTCAAAGAAACCGGCGACCAGACTGCAAAAGTCGCAGAGTGACCCCACTTCATTTAGGCGGCTGACTTCAACTAGGCGATTGCCCATTCCAGACCGTCGGGAAGCATCCGCGACGTGTATTCGATGTGCACGATGCGTCGGTGCCCTTCGTCCCGTGCTGTGGATGACCGATGCACAAGCAGCGGACGCATCAAAAGAACATCGCCGCTGCGCGCAGCACATACCTGATAGGACCCTTTGGCGTCCATATCGTCAATTCTCTTCTTCGAAAGAACGCCAGTATAGTGCGAACTTGGAATCACTTCCAAAGCGCCATCTTGAGGCTGGCAGTCATCCAAATGTATGCGCACCGTCAGCATACGCGAAAGATATTCGACGGGCGGTTGCACATGTAAAATGCCATTCTTTACCGACCAGGCTGAGAAGCCAGGTGCATCCACACGCTTCTTGACGCCGATATGCAAATCTTGATGCCAGTTCAGATACCAGGCAGCATCCGGGTCATTATCCAGCAATACAGCTCGAACCGGAAAGGCGGTTGGTCCGAGAATTTCTTTGACCATATTGAGGATGGTGGCGGACTCGGCGATCTGGCAAACTTCGGGAACTTCCTTAAGCAGGTGCCGCATGGCAAACACGCCGGCTCCGCGCTTCCGCACAGTTGCACTGACTTTCGCATGCTCGATGGCAGCGAGAATCTGATCGACCTGTGAGGCGTTAAGAACGCCTTTTCTCAATGAATAACCTTCGTCAGTGAAAGTCTTAGTCATATCTATGAGGCATTCTTGTGACATGATTCCCCGCCAGTGCTAGGCATATATCGAACATGGAGAGTAATTCTACACACATTCGCGAAAAAGTCATGGTTATTCCGCTCAAATTCACAATTGTCGCTAGAGGCGCCCGTGAACGTTTCCGATGTCTGAACAAAATCAAATATCGGCAGTCTCCAAAACGCGCTCCTGGCGCGACCTTTTTACGACCAGAGCATGCTGCTAAACTGCCGACATTCCAGAACGGGTGAACTCAAGTATGTACCTTTTTAAATTGGCAAACGTTTTGCTGGCCGCGGCGACGGTTCAATCAGCACCTCTGACCGACGTAAAGCGCCTGTCTGATGAACCGGTTCTCACCCCGCGCCCCAAGTTCTTCGACGACATGGCTGCCTATAACCCTGCTGCCGTTAAGGTCGGCAAGAAAACGGTGCTTCTCTATCGAGGCCAAAACAAAGCCGGCACGTCACAAATAGGCTACGCAGAAAGCACCGACGGCATTCACTTCACCCGCAGCGCCAAACCAGTTCTTTCACCCGAAACCGCATATGAAAAGGATGGAGGCATCGAAGACCCTCGCCTTGTCAAAATCGACGGCACCTACTACCTGACATATACAGGCTACAACAAAACGGATGCGCAATTGTGCCTCGCCACCTCTAAAGACCTGAAGAAGTGGGACCGGGTCGGAATTATCATGCCTGCAAATAAAGGCACGTGGAATACAAAGTGGACGAAGTCTGGTGCCATACTTACGACCAGAGTTAACGGCAAATATTGGATGTATTACCTTGGCACCGCAGACGGTGCCGACCAAATGGGACTGGCCTCATCAACCGATCTGAAACACTGGCAAGACGCCACGAAAAAACCGGTATTGCCAAAGCGCCCCGGCATGTTCGACTCCAAGGTGGTCGAGCCCGGTCCGGCACCGCTATTAACGGATGAAGGCATTCTGCTTATCTACAACGGCGCTGACGACAAATTGGTCTATCGCACCGGCTGGGTTTTGTTCGATAGGAAAGATCCGACCAGAGTGCTGCGACGATCAGACGAACCATTCTTTGTACCGGAAAAGAAGTGGGAAATCGAAGGGCAAGTGCCCAACGTGGTTTTCGTTGAAGGTCTGACACAAGAAGGCAGCAAGCTGAACTTGTATTACGGTGGCGGCGACACAAGCACCGGCGTTGTGCAGTGCGAACTCAAGAAATAGATCGTCTTTCAACGATATTGTCCGACTCGTTTATGAACGGATGCGCAATGCCACGCCCCGTGGCAATCCCACCCGGGTGGGAGGTAAGGTATCCTAGCATTCAACCAATGCCATGGCCAGCCAACTTGGAGGACCAATGCTTAACACCAAAACCACCCGTCTTGTAAAAACCATTCTATTCTCTGGGCTTCTATGTTTCTTCCATAATTTCTCAGTTTTCCCTGAAACGAGTGCTCAAGCCAGAGTTAGCGAGAATAATGAGGTTTTCTTTGGACCCGCTTTGATTTCCAGTTGCAAGGAAATTATATTGCAACCAATAAACTCAAAAGAACCAACTCGAAAGCTCAGCGAAGGTGACAAGTCGTTTAAGGAAGCAAAAGTGTGGCTTTCCAAAAACATTCTTACTGCTATAAATCATCATGAACGACTTTACACTAAATTTGATGCAGACTATAGCCTACACTTATTTTCGGGCCGAACTAACGGAATGATGGGGCTATTGATGAGCATTCACCTTAGTCCCGAACTCCTCAATCCTAATTATCCAGAAAAGATCGAGGAGTTGCGATTGCTAATGAATAGCAAAACGAATCCAAGGGACGGTCAAAAGTAAAACGAGCAAGGCGAATTTGGTGACCTAATTTTCAAACGGCCTGGGATGTGAGCAGGAGCGTCGTACTGGTGCCTCTCCTTCTTGCACAAACGAATCAAACCAACCAATTCATCTAGCTTCTGGAGGCTGTATTGACTTGACCGAACCATAAAGATTCAGGAAGTGGACAGTGGTGTGCACTGGCAATTTCAGTTTTCGCTCCCTGAATCACAATCAAAGGTATCAGACACTCGGACACAAGAATGCCCATTCCAGAAGATTCTAAAATACAGACCTTTTTTCAAAAATTAGCCACAAACTGGAAGAGTCAATCTCTACCGGCAAAAGTTGGTTATTCACTGATCTTCTTCCCCATGCTTTTAACTGGTTTTGTTATTTTGTGGGTCACCTTTTGCACGACTTTGGTTTGGATCCAGGTCTACGGGCCGAGATTGTGGTGAAGAACGAAACATGAATCAGCTTATAGGACGTTGAGTAAGAACACATGGAAAAAAACCGCAAGCACAATCTACTTTCAGCAGCTTCTTGTTTGATCCTTGTTGGTCAGTCTATAACTGCATGTGGTCACATCGAAGCAAATGTGCCTGATGCTCAGGATTTCAGAACTTTTTTAGTTCGAGATTTGAATTCCTACTTCGGGTCGAAATTACAGAAAAATGTGAACGTGGAATATGAACTGCTTCGAAACGGACCAACTCAAACTGGTATAGCTTGGCCAAAATATTATGCTTGGGTGCGCGTCTATGAGGGTAGCAAGCTGATCGATCAAGGCGCTGTGAGACTCGCCGCAGTAAGAAAGACTGAATTTGGGATAACTGATTTCGTGAGCAAAACAGAGATTCGGAAAGACGCACAATCCGTTCAAAGAATATTCCCTGCGGCACTCAGTCCCGCTATTGTGGCAAAGGCCAACGAATGAAACATAACGAAAATTATCCGACCAGTCCATCCTCATCGAACTCGATGATTTTTTGAGGAAGCAGGCTCGTAAAGATGCTCCAGACCTCTTTCTAACATTTGTGCTAAGTTGCCGCGAGGAGCCTGGTGTTATTCTTGGTTATTACACCTTGAGTTCAACAAAACCCCAGGCGAACGATTTGCCGGACACGCTTGGCAAAAGACTTGGTAAATACGGAGCAATTCCAGCCACGCTATTGGGACGCCTTGCGACGGCGACAAGCTATCAGCGAGATAAGTTAGACCGAAACTCCTTCAGCAAAAGCGCTCCCGTAAGGAAGCGCTTTCGACTTTTGCAGGTCCTGCTTTGGAGTTACAGAATGGAGGATAATTCTCCATTAAAAGTGATTGCCTCTTCAGGAAAACAGATTCGCATCTCTTGCTGAAGCCACAAACCAATTAAATACTCCAGGGCAGGCGAGTCCGGCTGCAGTCACCAGTAAACCAGTAATCACCATAACCGGTACCGAAGCACCTTTCATGCCGAAATAAGCTGAGTAGGTGGTGCGGAACAGCAATGCCTGCACGGTCAGAGACATTCCGTATACGAAACCTACAATCTCAAACGAGTTAGCGAGTATGTTCAGAAGCGCTTCCAGATTTGCGAGATTGTTTACACGCACTGTTCCCGAGGTGTTCACCCCTTCCAGCGCTTCCGACGCGGAGGAGACAGAACCATTTGTCACTCCAGCCAATGCAGGTTCGGCGGGTTTGTTTGCTTCCTCATCAGATGAAGTGTTTGAGGAGGCAACAGTGCCCGAGCCTTGCTGAACGTATCCTTCATCACTGACTTTCCTCATCAGCACAACGGCGGAGCTTACCGGAGTCACTAGCCGATTGCGAACAGCAACAGCTGTAGCCGCATGATAATTTCCGCGAGCTATAAACGCTTGTGATTGTTCCTTGGCAAGCAGAGCACCGAGTTCTGCTGCTTCCTGCGGCGTACCGACCGCTGCGCTTCCAGTTTTCGGGAATGCGCCCTGCTCGTAGAGTTTGACTATGTACTCTACGCCGCCTGGTTGCCACCGAGAGACAAAGCGAGCCAGATCGTTTTCAATTGATCCATTGCGAGGAACCGGAACAAAGGGTCCGATTTCGCGGTGATTCTTGAAAAAATCGATTCCGTCTGTTACTCCATTATCCAAGGCCAGCTCATAGAAGGCAGGCGTTTGAATATATGGTGCCATCACATACAGTTCGCGATTCAGAGTCGGCTGCGGTCCGTGAATCCACAAAATCGCACCGTCCCTGGTTTCACCTGCAGTGCCAGCTGCTTTTACAACCGCCTGCAAGTTATCCTGACCGCCATCGAAATCACTTACGGTCAGTTTAGGCAATCCAGACGAAAGTGGCTGCAGCTCCTGCAATTTGGGAGAAACATCACTTGCAACAATAAGCGAACTAGTCATCGAAGAAGGCAGTTTCGACAAACCAGCCTTGATTGCAGCCAGATCGCTTTTAACATTTTGCGAACCGTCCAAAACAACAATCAAATGGTTGGGAACCTTCACCGGCTTAGCCTGTATTGACTCGATAAAATAGCGACCGGGTTTGTTGGGTACTGCCACGGCAATTGCTCCGAGCGTCGGCTTGCGAGCTGCTGTCACAGATACTCCAGGTCCGGACAGTTCTTCGTTTTTCATACTACCGACGAGAATTCGTTCACCGGTCGGCGAAAGACTCTCTTTCAATCCACCAAGCTTCAACGACAGGCGATCTGAAGATCGCAATCTGACTTGATGCTCGCCATTGACCGCAAAATTGGTATCAATAAAGCGAGGCAAAGCAAGCGTGGCTTCGTCGGCTTTGTCCAACTTGAGAGGCAAAACCATAGTCATGCGCACCTTGAGCTCATCCTGTCCTTTGACCGGATAACAGTGCAAAAGCGTGCGTCCTCGTCCAAGGTCCGAGACAACAGCAGGAGTATCGTGACCAACAGCGGTGAAACTGTCGGCACGCGGTGCCTTTCCGCTCGGCGCAAAAGTGGCATCTACAGGCTGTCCATCTTTCCAGACTGTGACATTAGAAATCACAGCGCCTGAAGGTAATGAAAACTCGGCGCGCGCTTCCTTGTCATCGTAAGCTGTGTTTTTGAAAACAAAGGTCCAATTCAACGTCGAGGAAAGTGCATCGGCATTGACCGCTCCATCCATACCTGATCGCACCAGAGAAAGCTCCGGTATCATTGCACCAACAACATGGCGCCTGAGGTAATCGTTTGAAAAACCTGAAAGGTCAGTTGAACGATCGTCTCGGAACGGTTTCCCAAAAGCAGCAAAATAAAGTTGTTGTTCTGCTTGCGTATTGATTGGAATGAACAAACCGGGTAGCCCGACTGTGCGTGCATCTGCGCATTCAAGACGCATATCCTGCTCAGCGTTCAACCAACGCAACATTTTCAATCCATCAAGCTGTTCTTGATGCGTGTTGCCGGCATAAGCCATGTGTTGCGCGACACGCATATACACAGACTTCGCCTCAGCCCCGACAAAACTAAGCAGTGCCATGACGACTCCCACAGCAGAATAAAGCGTGGTGCGAAGCCTGGCGCTTTTGAACTCGCGCAAGGCTCGCAACTGATATGCCAGGTAAAGCGAGGACAACATTGAAAGAAAAAACGTGCAAGCGATGACCGCAAATCCTTCAGCGAAAGAATGGATCTCATGCAAGAAATAGATATTAACGCGCCCCATACAGATTGCAGCAACTGAAACGGCTACAAACAAAAAAGATGCCCCTATAGAGATTCCATTGCAGAGACTACGCCGCATCGCAAACCGCACGTCTTTGCGACAGATGGAAGACCAAATAGAGAAATTCGCGATGGGAATGGCGAGGGCCAGAGTGACTTCCACCAGCGTTTCAATGGGATGCTTAATCAGCAACATGCTGATTCGCTCATGACAGAAGATTGCAAACAGCGCTAGAAACAGTGCTGGCAGCACCACGCCAGTCATCATCACAGCAGAGCCAATCGGAGCTTCCCAGATTTTTCGGTGTTGCGGTTTCTGATGCAACTCTTCGGCCCAGTTCTCCAGCGGCGGTTCCTCAACACCTGGACCAGGATGTGGTCGGGCTCGGTTGAAATCCAAATTAACCATAGTAATTTTCTCCATAACAACAGCCCAACATCACCTCCCCGCGCCAGAGCAGTTATCCACCGCCCAGGCACGGAATGCGTGACATGAGTTGCTAGAACAGCGCGCCAAACGGCGCACCGAATGTAGTACTGAATTCGAAGCCTATTAGTAAAAGCGCTTACAAAACAGTAAGCGCCACCAGTTTATGCAAACGGCAGAAAAGAGGCGATAGGGTTTTCCCTGAAAACAGGTTAGCTTAAACAGCACCAGCCAGATAATACTGCGCTTTAGCTGCGGCGATTTCATCGCGGGTTTGCTCGATCAGATAATCGAAACAGTGCAAGCAGTAGCGCTCAAGCCGATCCGAAGTCAGAGGTTTTCCTTCTACTTGCCAGTCAACCAGCCCGACGCCGTTGTCTTCACCAGTGAACGTCATCAGCGGCTTGTGCTGCGACTCGATGTTGGTGAGCGCCATGACTCGCTCAACCGGAATCAAAAAGAAATCGACTTTGTTGTACTGTCCACGCACTACCATGCTGAAGCGGCAGGTAGAAATTCTGGCTCGGTAAGACGAAACGCTGTGCAATGGTCGACGCAGGCTATCGAAACTGAGCACCTCTTTCACCAGTGCAGGATTAGTGCAAGAGACTGATAGTTCGGTACATGCGACGGCGCGATTGAACTCAGAAATATATGGTTCGAGCGTGGTGAAAACTTCATCGACCACTGAGCGCATCGACGAAGCGATGACCTCGTCCATGTTCATTCTCTGCCGCTCAAGAAGCTTCTGCCCGGCAAGGAAATTGAGAGATTCGCGTGTTATGTCCTGCAGAAATTCCAACCTGACGTTTTGCACACGAACTTTGTAGTTGCCCAATATTTGTCGAGCGAGATCAAAAGTCGAACTCGGCGCCTGATGCTCGAAGTTGTTGTAACCATCCAACTCGCCTGGATCGATCGCTGCATCCGAGTGATTTCTACGATTGTTTGGCAAATGCACTAAGTTAGTTCTTCTCATTCCCACCCACGCGGTTGATGATGCCTGAAAGATATACAACGGGCTCTTGACAGTCCCGAATTTAGAATACCTGCTTGGCGTTTACAGATGTACTTAAGTTTTTGCAATCGAATTTTCCATCCACTCACCGGTTGTGCGTTTGCGCCAAATCAAGTGAACAAGCCAATTCATCAAATATTCGTAATCAACGATCGTATATACAACTGAAATACAGGATAATAACCAATCCCTGCAATATTCAAAAGATATGCTCCTCACGATCTCGACTACACATCAACCTGCTACAGACCTGGGATTTTTGCTTCACAAGAACCCCAGCCAGGTGCAGTCGTTCGAACTTTCATTTGGTCAGGTGCATGTTTTCTACCCCGAAGCCAACAACGAAAGATGCACGGTGGCGATGCTGCTCGACGTCGATCCGGTCGCACTTGTGCGCGGAAAAGCGGAAGGCTCCGCAGAAGGGGGAGGTCTGGATCAATATGTGAACGACAGACCATACGTCGCGTCATCTTTTGTCAGCGTCGCCATCGCTCAGGTTTTTCGTTCAGCTCTGTCAGGCAAAAGCAAAGAGAAGCCGGAGCTGGCGGACGCAGCACTGCCTCTGGTGGCATCAGTTTCAGTAATTCCCTGCCGCGCAGGCGAAGATTATTTGCGCGGTTTGTTCGAGCCCCTCGGTTACGAGGTCACGGTCACCCAACCCGAGCTTGATAGCAAATTTGGAGAATGGGGAAAGAGCAAATATTACGCACTGACTCTGACGAAAAACTGCAAGCTGCGCGAGCTTCTCACGCATTTATATGTGTTGCTACCGGTCCTGGATAACGACAAACACTACTACGTCGGTGACGCCGAAGTGGAAAAACTGCTGCGGCACGGCGAGGGCTGGTTGAACAACCACCCCAAGAAACAAGATATCTCCAATAAGTATTTAAAACATCGACACAGCCTGGTCCGTCAGATCAACGAAAGGCTCGCAGCGGATGAATCCAACGAAGATCCTGATGCCGTCGCTGAGAAGAAAGAAGCCGAAGAAGAGTCACTGGAAAGAAAAATCAGTCTAAACGAGAGACGCATAGGCACAGTAGTGTCGGTGCTCAAACAAAACAACGCGCACCGCGTGGTTGATCTCGGATGCGGCGGAGGCAAGCTGTTGAAGGCGTTGCTTGAAGAAAAGGAATTCTCAGAAATTGTGGGAATGGATGTTTCGCACCGAGCGCTGGAAATCGCACATCAGAGATTGTATCTAGATCGACTGCCCGAAATGAAGCGAGCCAGAATCAAACTCATGCAGGGCTCACTCACATATCGAGATGCGAGAATCGCCGGGTACGACGCAGCCACACTGATTGAAGTCATTGAACATCTGGATGAGCCTCGACTATCAGCCCTGGAAAAGGTGGTCTTCAAGTTTGCCAGACCAAAACTCGTCGTGGTCACAACTCCGAACGTGGAATACAACGCCACTTTTGAGAACCTGCCGGCAGGGAAATTGCGGCACAGAGACCATCGATTCGAATGGACACGCAATGAATTTCAAGATTGGTCGCATCGAATCGCCACCACATACGGTTATAAAGTTCAGTTCCTGCCTGTCGGCGACGAAGACCCTGCTCTCGGCGCACCTACACAAATGGGTGTATTCACGACATGAAAATTATCCTTCCAGAACTGTGTGTTGTAGCGCTGATCGGTGTCTCCGGATCAGGCAAGTCTACCTTTGCACGCAAACATTTCAAGCCAACCGAAGTGATCTCCTCCGACTTCTGCCGCGCCCTTGTTTCCGACGACGAAAACAATCAAGCTGCGACAAATGATGCTTTCGACGTTTTGTACTACATTGCAGGTAAACGGCTTGATGCTGGTCTACTTACGGTTATCGATGCAACTAATGTTCAGGACGACGCGCGCAAACCGCTCCTCAACCTCGCGAAAGAGCACCACTGTCTCAGTGCAGCGATAGTGTTGGACCTGCCTGAGCAAATCTGCAACTCACGCAATGAAGCTCGCCCGGACCGAAACTTTGGTCCACATGTGATTCCACGCCAGAGGCAGCAGCTCCGCAAGGCAATTAAACAACTGAAGAGAGAAGGATTTAGATATATCTATATTCTCGACTCAGAAGAAAAGATCGAGGCAGCGACGATCGAACGTCAGCCGCTCTGGAACAACCTGAAGCATGAGCATGGTCCATTCGATATTATCGGTGACGTGCACGGATGTTTCGATGAATTGCTCGAACTCGTAAGTAATTTGGGATACTCCGTAACGCGCACGGAGACGGCGCCGTTCGGATTCTCAGTCAGCGCTCCGCATCAACGCAAAGCCTGCTTCGTCGGCGACCTCGTTGACAGAGGTCCGAACACGCCAGACGTACTGAGACTGGTGATGAGCATGATGGAAGCAAACATCGCCATTTGCGTTCCAGGCAATCACGACGTCAAACTGATGCGGAAATTGAAAGGCGCCGACGTACGTATCACTCATGGACTGGCGGAATCGCTTGAGCAACTTGAGCGCGAAACGCCTGAGTTTAAAAATCAGATTGTTGAGTGGGTAGACAAACTGATAAGCCATTACGTGCTCGATGACGGCAAACTGGTTGTCGCCCACGCCGGTATGAAAGAGAAATTCCAGGGCAGGGGTTCAGCCAAAGTGCGTGACTTCGCGCTATTTGGCGAAACCACTGGCGAAACCGACGAATATGGACTGCCAGTGCGCTACAACTGGGCCAGTGACTATCGTGGCAACGCAATGGTCGTGTACGGACACACGCCCGTTGTAGAACCGGAGTGGATCAATCGCACCATCTGCATAGATACTGGTTGCGTATTTGGTGGCAAGCTCACGGCACTACGCTATCCAGAGCGCGAACTTGTTTCAGTGCCGGCAAAGAAAATCTACTACGAGTCGGTCAAGCCATTTCTTCCGGAATCGGAGGATAGTCCGCCGGTCGAGAAACATACAGCAGAGAACGATGTTCTGGATTTGAATGACGTAATCGGCAAGCGTGTTGTTCAAACGCGCTTTGGACGCTCAGTGATGATTCGCGAAGAGAACGCTATTGCGGCTCTGGAGGTAATGAGTCGCTTCGCTGTCAATCCTAAATGGCTCGTCTACCTGCCTCCGACAATGTCTCCGAGCGAGACAAGCAAGCAGCCGGGAATGCTTGAACATCCGACCGAAGCATTCAACTACTACCTTGAGCAAGGCATAGCAAAAGTCGTCTGCGAGGAGAAACATATGGGTTCTCGCGCTGCCGTTGTAGTGGGAAAAGACACCAACGCCATCGAGAAACGATTTGGTATCAAATCTGAGGGCTCTGGAATTTGTTACACCCGCACAGGGCGGAGATTCTTCGATAAACCGCAACTCGAGACTGAGTTAATTGCTGAAATCACGACAGCGATAACAAAAGCAAATCTGTGGGAAGAATTCAGCACCGATTGGTTTGTCCTGGATTGCGAGCTCATGCCCTGGTCAGCCAAGGCGCAAGAACTCATTAAGGATCAGTACGCAGCGGTAGGCGCGGCCGCCCGCACATCGATTACATCGGCATTGCAGGCGCTGAACGAAACACAACAACGCGGCATTGACGTGAGTGGGTTGACGGAAAGGTTCAAGAGCCGTGAAACATCTGTCAATCTCTACACTGAATCTTACCAACGCTACTGTTGGACCGTGAACGGGTTGAGCGACTACAAACTGGCACCATTTCACATAATGGCGTCGGAAGGAAAAGTACACATCGATCAAAATCATCAATGGCACATGAACCACATTGCCCGAATCGCCGAACAAAGCAACGGCTTGATCATCAGCACACAACACAGGATCGTCGACCTGACTGACAAAGAAGCAGTCGCAGACGCCACACAATGGTGGACGGAATTGACAAATGCCGGCGGTGAGGGCATGGTGATCAAACCGTTCGATTTCATCGCCAGAGGCACGCGCGGCTTTGTACAGCCTGCTGTAAAATGCCGTGGACGAGAATATCTGCGCATCATTTACGGTCCCGAATACACGAATGAGGAGCATCTGCAAAGACTGCGCCGCCGCGGTTTAGCCAGCAAGCGCGGTCTGGCTGCTCGCGAATTTGCACTCGGCATAGAGGCTCTCGAAAGATTCGTGCGTCACGAACCACTCTACCGGGTTCATGAGTGTGTTTTCGGCGTACTTGCGCTGGAAAGCGAGCCGGTCGACCCTCGCTTGTAGTTCAGAATTGAGCACTATCTCAAAAGACATAGACGACACGCCTGTAGACACATACGCTCAAGACATCCACGCACTATATCTAGTGCAAAGTCGTCGGCTGATCTAAAATGCAGTGACGATTTCAGGAAGCCATGGACAAATACGACGCAGTCACTCTCGCCCGCGATTTACTAAAGGACTACGGTCTGCCCAGTTGGGACGTGAAGCTCAACAAAAACAAGCGGCAGCTCGGTGTCTGCAAACAGAATCTGAAGCGGATAGAACTCTCCGAGCATTATGTGATGATGAATGCTCGTGAGAAGGTCATCGACACAATATTGCATGAGATCGCACATGCCCTGGTTGGTGTTGAGCATGGACACGATTCAGTTTGGAAGGATATGTGCGCAAAGCTCGGCTGCAACCCGATGTCGTGTGAAAGCAGCGCCGAAATGCCTGAAGGCGACTGGAGAGCAGAGTGCCCAACTTGCCTGAAAGTTTTCACGCGATTTCGCCGCCCGAAAGTCCTGAGCGGCTTCT
This portion of the Candidatus Melainabacteria bacterium genome encodes:
- a CDS encoding polynucleotide kinase-phosphatase, whose translation is MKIILPELCVVALIGVSGSGKSTFARKHFKPTEVISSDFCRALVSDDENNQAATNDAFDVLYYIAGKRLDAGLLTVIDATNVQDDARKPLLNLAKEHHCLSAAIVLDLPEQICNSRNEARPDRNFGPHVIPRQRQQLRKAIKQLKREGFRYIYILDSEEKIEAATIERQPLWNNLKHEHGPFDIIGDVHGCFDELLELVSNLGYSVTRTETAPFGFSVSAPHQRKACFVGDLVDRGPNTPDVLRLVMSMMEANIAICVPGNHDVKLMRKLKGADVRITHGLAESLEQLERETPEFKNQIVEWVDKLISHYVLDDGKLVVAHAGMKEKFQGRGSAKVRDFALFGETTGETDEYGLPVRYNWASDYRGNAMVVYGHTPVVEPEWINRTICIDTGCVFGGKLTALRYPERELVSVPAKKIYYESVKPFLPESEDSPPVEKHTAENDVLDLNDVIGKRVVQTRFGRSVMIREENAIAALEVMSRFAVNPKWLVYLPPTMSPSETSKQPGMLEHPTEAFNYYLEQGIAKVVCEEKHMGSRAAVVVGKDTNAIEKRFGIKSEGSGICYTRTGRRFFDKPQLETELIAEITTAITKANLWEEFSTDWFVLDCELMPWSAKAQELIKDQYAAVGAAARTSITSALQALNETQQRGIDVSGLTERFKSRETSVNLYTESYQRYCWTVNGLSDYKLAPFHIMASEGKVHIDQNHQWHMNHIARIAEQSNGLIISTQHRIVDLTDKEAVADATQWWTELTNAGGEGMVIKPFDFIARGTRGFVQPAVKCRGREYLRIIYGPEYTNEEHLQRLRRRGLASKRGLAAREFALGIEALERFVRHEPLYRVHECVFGVLALESEPVDPRL